Part of the Sulfurovum xiamenensis genome, CTCTTTTTGTTGTAATAATCACGGCACCAGATAATGCATCATCACCGAACAAATATGAAGCCCCACCTTTGAGCACCTTAATACTTTCTATATTGTCAAGGTCAATATTTACTCTCCCAGTTCTTTCAAATACAGGTACACCATCAATGACAACTGCAACTCCGGGTTTTTCCCCCATATACATTTGGTTTTCTACACCTCTTAAATGAATCTTTAAAGAGTCTCCTGTAGTAACCTCAGTAGTGATACCGGGAATAGATTGTAGAACTTGTTGAATATTTACAGCATGTTCTGCATCCACTTCTTCCCCACTTATTTCTGAAATATTTGAAACTTCTGTTTTCTTTGACTCAAATCTGTCAGCTATCGTTGATGATTCAACAGTGATCATTTCTAGATCTTCTGCTGCATGTATACTTGAAGCAATCGCTAAAGCTACTATCATCGAATATTTTATTTTCATGTCTTCCCTTTTAAATTGAATAATAAAACTCTATGATGGTTGTGTTAATTTTGTGTTAATCATTTTCTTCAAACTAAAATCTTGTATAAATTCATTCTTTTTTTCGTCTATGTGTTTCATAAAGCTTCAGACAAAACCTGTACGTAATCTCTTCTAATCAACTTTTAGCTATAATCACAGCACTACATCTATTAAAGGTCCAGCAATTACTATGCACATCTATGACAGCGTACAAAAAACAAAACTTCCTTTTGAACCCATCCGTAAAGGGGAAGCAAGCATTTATGTTTGCGGGCCTACTGTCTATGATGATGCACATTTGGGCCATGCACGCAGCAGCCTCTCTTTTGACCTCCTTTCCCGTACGCTCAAAGCCCTTGGATACAAAGTCACACTGGGGAAGAACTTTACCGACATTGATGACAAGATCATCAAAAAAGTGGAAGAAACGGGTAAAAGCATGGAAGCGCTCACCTCATTTTACATCGACCGCTACCTTGAAGAGATGGCAGCACTTGGTATACAGCGTCCCGATATCGAGCCAAAGGCCACAGAATCCCTGCATGCGATAGAAGCCATGATACAGACACTGATCGATAAAGATATCGCCTATGTCATCTCCACAGGTGATGTCTACTTTGATACAAGTAAGGATCCACATTATGGAGAGATATCACACCAGGTAGGTGAAGATGAGGACAACCAGAGCCGCGTGGCGCACACTTCGGAAAAAAGAAATCCCAAGGACTTCGCACTCTGGAAAGCGTGTAAAGGAAATGAAGATATCTGTTTTGACACACCTTTCTCTTCAGGACGTCCGGGATGGCACATAGAGTGTTCTGCGATGATAGAAAAGCACTTTTCGCATGACCATGGCACACAGGATTACAGTATAGACATCCATGCAGGCGGTGCCGACCTGCTCTTCCCTCACCATGAAAACGAAGCAGCACAGAGCCGCTGTGCCACAGGACATGAACTGGCAAAGTACTGGATGCATAACGGTTTTGTTCAAATAAACGGTGAAAAGATGAGTAAATCTCTGGGAAACAGCTTCTTTCTCAAAGATGCTCTCAAGGTCTATGATGGAGAGATCCTTCGTTACTACCTCAACTCGGTACACTACAGGAATGATTTTAATTTTAACGAAGAAGATCTACTGACCGCTAAAAAAAGACTCGACAAGCTCTACAGACTGAAAAAACGTGTTAGTCCGGGGAAAGCTTCTGCAGTCAATAAAACTTTCAAAAAAGCACTGCTTGATGCGATGAGCGATGACCTCAACATCTCCATAGCCCTTGCGGTCATAGATGAAATGGTAGCTGCAACGAATGATGCCCTGGATAACAACCCAAAAGACAAAGCCCTTAAAAAAGAAACTCTAGCAAATATCGAATTCATTGATACACTGCTTGGTTTCGGAGGAAAAGAGCCTTTCTCTTATTTCCAAATTGGCGTGGATGCAGCCCTTAAAACACAGATAGAAACACTACTCTCTGAGCGCAGTGAAGCAAAAAAAGAGAAAAATTTTGAACGCTCAGATGCCATTCGAGATGAACTGACAGCACTTGGTATATCTATCATGGATACTCCTGATGGCACACTTTGGGAAAAAGCGTAATGAAAGACCTTCTCAGACAGTATCTCCCCTATCTTACAGGTTACAAAAGACAATTTTTCTTTGCCATCCTGGGGATGATCGCTGTTGCGGTCGGTACGGCGGGAACAGCACAACTCATCAAGCCCGTACTGGATGATGTCTTCATCAATAAAGACAAAGAGATGCTTTTTCTGATGCCTTTTTTCCTCGTAGGTGTCTTTGCACTCAAAGGATTAGGAAGATATATACAAACCTACTATACCTCTTACATCGGCCAGGATGTTGTACGAAAACTGCGTGACCAGCTTGTTTCCCATCTCACCTACCTGGATATGGAGTTTTTCAGAAAGACACATTCCGGAGAGATACTCTCACGTGTAACCAATGATATCGCACGTATTCAAATGGTGGTTGCCAATATCATTCCTGATCTAATTAGAGAAACCTTGACCATTCTTGCATTAACAGGGTATGTCATTTATCAAAACCCCAAACTTGCCTTTTATTTTTTGGTGATCATGCCACTGGCAGTATTCCCCCTCTCTAGACTTGCTAAAAAAATGCGTAAATACTCCAAACTCTCTCAAGAGAGTACCGCTGATATGACAACAAGACTGAATGAAATCTTCTCCAACATTGAAGTGATCAAGTCCAACTCAAGTCAAATCTATGAAGAGCAACGTTTCAAAAAAGACAATCAAAGTGTCTTTAGATTTCTTATGAAACAAGTGAAGACCAATGCCTTGACATCGCCACTAATGGAAACACTGGGATCCGTGGCTATAGGTATTGTCATTTATATTGGAGGGAAAGA contains:
- the cysS gene encoding cysteine--tRNA ligase, whose product is MHIYDSVQKTKLPFEPIRKGEASIYVCGPTVYDDAHLGHARSSLSFDLLSRTLKALGYKVTLGKNFTDIDDKIIKKVEETGKSMEALTSFYIDRYLEEMAALGIQRPDIEPKATESLHAIEAMIQTLIDKDIAYVISTGDVYFDTSKDPHYGEISHQVGEDEDNQSRVAHTSEKRNPKDFALWKACKGNEDICFDTPFSSGRPGWHIECSAMIEKHFSHDHGTQDYSIDIHAGGADLLFPHHENEAAQSRCATGHELAKYWMHNGFVQINGEKMSKSLGNSFFLKDALKVYDGEILRYYLNSVHYRNDFNFNEEDLLTAKKRLDKLYRLKKRVSPGKASAVNKTFKKALLDAMSDDLNISIALAVIDEMVAATNDALDNNPKDKALKKETLANIEFIDTLLGFGGKEPFSYFQIGVDAALKTQIETLLSERSEAKKEKNFERSDAIRDELTALGISIMDTPDGTLWEKA